CGAGACCGTGGCGGCATGGCGCGCCATCCCCACCGACGAGCAGATCGTCTGGCCCTGCGACGTCCGCGGAGAACCGCTCCCGGAGCTGCCGCCGCTCGCCGAGCACTGGCTCAGGCACTGGAAGCGGCGCCTCATGGCGCGCACCGATGCCCGCCGGTCGCGCGCCTGGTGGTCGCTCTTCCGCACCGAAGGCGCCGCCGCCGATGCGCCGCGCGTGGTCTGGGCGGACTTCGGCCGTCGCCCGCGCGCCCTCGTGCTCGCAACCGGCCACCCCGCGGTGCCGCTCAATACGTGCTACGTGGCGCGATGTCCCACCCTCGACGATGCGCGGGCGCTCGCCGCCATTCTCAACTCGTCCATCGCCGCGGCGTGGCTGCACGTGCTCGCCGAGCCCGCGCGCGGCAACTTCCGTCGTTATCTGGGCTGGACCATGGCCCGGCTCCCATTGCCGCGGGACTGGCCGCGCGCCCGGCGCCTGCTCGCGCCGCGCGTCGCCGAACTCGAACAGCGGCTCGATCTCGACGACATCCCGCCGGCCGAACTCACGCGCGCGGTGCTCCGGGCGTACGGACTGCAACCGCGCGCCGTGGCGCCCCTCATCGCGTGGACCACGCCGTGAACTACTCCCGCGTCGAGGCGAGCGCCGCCCGCGCCCGGATCGCCCGGGCCTGGCTCGGCGCGCACGGCCAGGCCACCGTGGGCACGATCACGCTCCACGCCCACCAGCGCGCCGCCGCCGGCCGGCTGCGCGCCCTCCTTGCCGACACGCGCGGCGCCATGCTCGCCGACGCCGTGGGCCTGGGCAAGACGTACACGGCCCTCGCCGTAGCCCGCGACGCCGCGCGATTGGTGATCGTCGCCCCCGCCTCGCTGCGCGCCATGTGGCGCGAGGCCCTCTCCGCGGCCGGCGCGACCGCCACGTTCGTGTCGTTCCAGGCGCTCAGTCGCGGCGGCGCTACGCCCGCCGCCGATTTCGTGATCGTCGACGAGGCCCACCATGCGCGCAATCCGGGCACGCGCCGCTATCGCCGCCTGGCGAGCCTCTGCGCCGACGCATCGGTGTTGCTGCTCTCGGCAACGCCCGTCCACAACCGCGCCGGCGATCTCCGCGCCCAGCTCGCGCTCTTTCTGGGCGAGCGCGCCTGGGTCGTGTCCGAGGAGGAGCTGGCCCGCCATGTCGTCAAGCGCGATGCCGCCGATCTCGAGAACACCGAGCCGGCCGGCGTACTGCCCACGGCATCCGACACGCGATGGATCGACGTGGGCGACGACGTCGATCTGCTGCGCGAGATCGTCGGGCTGCCGGCCGGCGTGCCGGTGCAGGACGGCGGCGACGCGGGCGCCCTCGTCACGCTCTCGCTCGTGCGCCAATGGGCGTCCAGCCGCGCCGCCCTCCGCGCGGCGTTGCGCCGCCGCCTGGCGCAGGCCACCGCGCTGCTCGCCGCGTTCGCCGAGGGCCGGTACCCCACGCGCGCGCAGCTCCACGCCTGGTGCTACGCCGACGGCGCGCTGCAACTCGCCTTTCCGCAGCTCGCGGCCGATCACGTGGTGGAACGTCCCGAGGCGTTGGCCGCCGACGCCCAACGCCATGCCGCGGGCGTGCAGGCGCTGCTGCGCCGCTTGGCCCACGCGCCCGATCCGGACGACGCGCGCGCCGATGCGCTGCTGCGCATTCGCGCCGCGCACCCGGACGCTCCGATGATCGTGTTCGCCGAGTTCGCGGCCACGGTCAATGCACTGTATGCGCGGCTGCGCCGGTACGGCGGCGTGGCCATGCTCACCGCGCGCGGCGGCGTCGTGGCCGGCGGGCCCGTCTCGCGGCGCGAATTGCTCGCCCAGCTGGGGCCGTCGGGCGCCCGCGAGCGCGCGCCGGCGGATCGGGTCACCATGCTCATCGCCACCGACCTGCTCAGCGAGGGCGTCAACCTGCAGGAGGCAGCCATCGTCGTGCACGCCGACCTGCCGTGGAGTCCGGCCCGGGGCGAGCAGCGGGTGGGCCGCGTGCGCCGCCTCGCCTCGCGCCACGCCCAGGTGCATGTCTACGCGCTCCGTCCACCGGCCCCCGCCGAGGAGCTGTTGCAGATGGAGCGCCGGCTCCGCGACAAGATCGCCGCCGCGGCACGCGCCGTGGGTGTGCGCGGCACGATCATGCCGCGGCTGTTCGGCATCGCCGCCCACTCGCCGCCTATGCTGCGCGCCCAGACCGCCGTGACGGCGCTGCTCGACGGCTGGCGGTCGCCCGACCGCGCGGCCACGGCGGCCGCGCCGATCGTCGCCGCCGTGCGCGCGGAGCGCGGCGGCATGCTCGCCCTGCTCACGCGGCCCGGACGCGTGGAACTGGTGGCGGACCTCGGCCGCGGCGTGAGCGACGCGCTCGATCAGGTGCTCGACGCGGCGGGCCGCGCGGCGGGGCCCGATGTGCCGGTGGCGGATGCCGCGGTCGATGCGGCCCTGGCGCGCGTCGCCGACTGGCTGCGCGACCGGGACTCGCTGGCGGTGGTGGAGCTCGCGTCGACCGGCCCGGCGCGGGCGCGCCGCCGGCTGCTGCACCGCATCGATGCGATCGCGTCGGGCAGCCCCCGCCATCTCCGCGGCCGCTACCTGCCGTTGGCCCGCGCCGCCCGCCGCGCCGCCACGTCCACCTTCGGCGCCGGCGCCGAACGGGTGCTGCGCGAGTTGGCCGAGGCGCGGATGCCCGACGACGCCTGGCTCAACGCCGTGCGGACGTTCGCCGATCTGCACGCGCGCGACGACGCGGACGGCACACCGTCCGCGATCGCCGTCCTGATCGTGCTCGTTCCTAGCGCTTGGGCGGCACCGGCTGCGGCGGGCCCGCCGTGATCGCGTCGCCGATGCGCTCGCGCTGCTCGTCGCGGCGGCTGTCCAGCAGCGCGAGCAGATTGGCCGACTGGATGAGCGACCGCTCGGCGCGGATGGTCTGCGGATCGTTGTAGCCAACGAATTGCGTGGTGTCGAGCGCCGCCACCGCCGCCTTGCGCGCCGCCGAGTCGGGAAAGAAGTACAGCGCGAGCGTGGCGCTGCCCACATGGTAGAGCACCCCCGGCGTGGCGACTCCAGGTTCGTGGGCCGCCGCCGAATCGCGCCGCACGCCGAGCCCGGCGCGGATCAGGCGATCCAGCACACTGCACTCCTTCCACCGGCCGTCGGCCGGACAGGGCGCCTGCAATGCCGCCTCACCGGCCGGCGCCTGGACGGCGCTGTCGGCCCGCGCCGCGGCCGACTTGCCAGTCGAGCCGCCGCACGCCGCGACGAGCGTCGCGCCGGCGATTGCCAGCGCGCCCGCGTGCGCGAGCTCCGCGATCGATGGTTTCATCCGCGGAACATGCCACCGCGCGTGCGCCGGCGACAGGCCGGCGCAGCGCGCGCCGTCACACCGTCGCCGGAATGCCGAGCCGCTCCGCCGCTTCCTGCGCGGCGTGGAACAGCAATCCGAACGTGTCGATCACGAACAGCACGTCCTGCACACGATCGATCTCGAACGGCTGCGCGAGCACGGCGTCCACCGAGAACGGCCGGCGGTCGCAACCAGGCCCCAGGGCATTGGCGGAGTCGGCGTGCGACGAGATCAGCCCGCTCCCGTAGACCTTCACCTCCCCCGCCTCCTTCACGAGACCGAACTCCACCGTGAACCAGAACAGGCGCGCCATGCCCTGGATCTGCTCCTCGCGCTCGGCGCGGCAGGCGATCTGTCCGAACCGCTGCAGGTAGTCGGCAAACGCCGGGCTCGCGTGCAGCGGCACGTGGCCGAATACGTCGTGGAAGATGTCGGGCTCCGGCAGGTAGTCCAGCTGCTCGCGCGGCCGCACGCTGACCGTGGTGGGAAAGGTCCGCGCGGCGAGGCAGCGAAAGAACTCCGGCGCCGGCAGGAAGCCCGCCACCGGGGCCGCCTTCCACCCCGTGAGCACGCTCAGCTTCTCGTTCACCACGCTTAGATCCGGCACGCAGTCGGGGCAGAGCCCGATGCGCTCGGCGCCGCGCAGATACACCTCGCTGCCATGGCGCGCCAGGTCGGCCATGCGGCGTCCATAGAGCACCGCCCAGACGTCGTGCTGTTCGGCCGTGTAGTCGTTCCACCGCTGCTCGATGAATTCGGGCTCCGGGATGCGCACCTTCTGGCTGACGTCCAGCATGCTGACCTCGCGTGGGTGAAATAAAAAAGGCGGCCCGTGTGGAACACGGACCGCCTGAGGATTTGCTGCAGCGCTCGACTAGCTACGCCCACGCCTCCGGCTTCGGCCCGTGTGAGAGGTCGAATACCAGTAATAGCGATAGGCGCAGGTCGGCGTCTGCATGGGCCGAACGATGGCGCGCCGGAGGCGGACTGTCAAGCGCGTCACGAGTCGTCGGCTTCGATGTCGAGGTGGAACCGGTGCAGGAACCGGCGCGCCACCGGGGCGAGCAGCACGCCCACCGACGTGATGAACACGACGCCGCTGAACAGCGCATAGAACGACTCGAACCACTTGCCGGCGCTGTTCGTCACCGGATTCACGGGGCCCATGCCCGACAGGATCATGCTCGCGTTCACCAGCGAGTCGAGCCACCCCAGACTCGCCGTGATGTGGTAGCCGCACACGCCGATCATCAGGGCGCCGAACACCATCCCGGTGCCGAGCACGAAATTCCGCACGAGATGGCGGACGAACGTCTGCTGTGGCGGCAGCGGCTTGTAGCGGCGCAGCCGGCGCACCGGCGCGGGGCGCGGATCGTGGAACGGCGGGGGCGAGGTCATGGATGTCGGGTCAGGCCGATTGGCGGGTTGCGGCCGGCGCGCCGCGGACGAAGGCGATGAAGTCGGTGGGCTGCGGCGTGTCGCCCGCGGCCCGCACCAGCGCCGCGATCTGCCCGCGATGGTACGACCCGTGCATCACCACCTGGGTCAGCATCTCCTCCACCGTCGACTCGAACTCCTGCCCCGCGGAATTCCGGTATCGCACCGAACGCGCCAGCCCCGCCGGCTCGAGCGCGCCGAGGAACGCCACGTACGCGGCGTGGTTCTCCGCCACGAGCGCGTCGCACTCCACCGCCGAGAGCGTCGGCCACACCGACATGCGCGCCGGCGTGCCGAGCATGCGATGGAGCCACACGTGCTCGGCGGCCAGCAGGTGGGCGAACAACGCGAGCGCGTGGGCGGGCAGATGCTCGCTCTCGACGAGCGACTGCAGGGTGCGCTCGTCCGCCCACTGCGCGTGGGCGTACAACCGCTTGAAATGCGCGATCATTGAGTCTCCTCCAACGCGGTACTTTCGCGCAGGACGTTAGCGATCACCGGCCCCGCGCGCGAGGCTGCCACCCGTAACGCTCCAGCGACACCCGACCGCCCCCGTCGAATCGCACGCCTTCGCGTTCCAGCAATTGCCGTTGCCGGAGCCCGGCGCCCGGCCCGGCACGCCGCGGGCTCACGCGCCCCTGGACGTTGATCACGCGGTGCCAGGGCACGCGCGTCGCGTCGCCGAGGGCCGCCATCGCGTAGCCCACCTGGCGCGCGTGCCCCGGGAGCCCCGCCAGACGCGCCACCTGGCCGTACGTGGCCACGCGTCCGCGCGGGATCTTCCGCACCACGGCATGGATGCGCTCCTGCGTGCCCTGCGGCGCGCCGGCCTTCGTCGCGTGCGCGGTCACCGGCGTCCGGCCACCGGTTCAGGCCGCGGTCAACTGGCTCGTGCAGTGCGGACAGCGCGAGGCCGCGATGTCCACGGTCATCCTGCAGAATTCGCAGGTCTTGGTCGTGGGCGGCCCCTTGGGCGGCGCCTTCACGAACACCTTGCTGATGCGCCAGGCCACGAAGCCGACGATGAAGAAGTTGAGCACCGCGCTCGCCAGATGCCCGATCGGGAACTTGAACGGCCCCAGC
This DNA window, taken from Gemmatimonadaceae bacterium, encodes the following:
- a CDS encoding DEAD/DEAH box helicase is translated as MNYSRVEASAARARIARAWLGAHGQATVGTITLHAHQRAAAGRLRALLADTRGAMLADAVGLGKTYTALAVARDAARLVIVAPASLRAMWREALSAAGATATFVSFQALSRGGATPAADFVIVDEAHHARNPGTRRYRRLASLCADASVLLLSATPVHNRAGDLRAQLALFLGERAWVVSEEELARHVVKRDAADLENTEPAGVLPTASDTRWIDVGDDVDLLREIVGLPAGVPVQDGGDAGALVTLSLVRQWASSRAALRAALRRRLAQATALLAAFAEGRYPTRAQLHAWCYADGALQLAFPQLAADHVVERPEALAADAQRHAAGVQALLRRLAHAPDPDDARADALLRIRAAHPDAPMIVFAEFAATVNALYARLRRYGGVAMLTARGGVVAGGPVSRRELLAQLGPSGARERAPADRVTMLIATDLLSEGVNLQEAAIVVHADLPWSPARGEQRVGRVRRLASRHAQVHVYALRPPAPAEELLQMERRLRDKIAAAARAVGVRGTIMPRLFGIAAHSPPMLRAQTAVTALLDGWRSPDRAATAAAPIVAAVRAERGGMLALLTRPGRVELVADLGRGVSDALDQVLDAAGRAAGPDVPVADAAVDAALARVADWLRDRDSLAVVELASTGPARARRRLLHRIDAIASGSPRHLRGRYLPLARAARRAATSTFGAGAERVLRELAEARMPDDAWLNAVRTFADLHARDDADGTPSAIAVLIVLVPSAWAAPAAAGPP
- a CDS encoding phenylalanine 4-monooxygenase: MLDVSQKVRIPEPEFIEQRWNDYTAEQHDVWAVLYGRRMADLARHGSEVYLRGAERIGLCPDCVPDLSVVNEKLSVLTGWKAAPVAGFLPAPEFFRCLAARTFPTTVSVRPREQLDYLPEPDIFHDVFGHVPLHASPAFADYLQRFGQIACRAEREEQIQGMARLFWFTVEFGLVKEAGEVKVYGSGLISSHADSANALGPGCDRRPFSVDAVLAQPFEIDRVQDVLFVIDTFGLLFHAAQEAAERLGIPATV
- a CDS encoding DinB family protein, producing the protein MIAHFKRLYAHAQWADERTLQSLVESEHLPAHALALFAHLLAAEHVWLHRMLGTPARMSVWPTLSAVECDALVAENHAAYVAFLGALEPAGLARSVRYRNSAGQEFESTVEEMLTQVVMHGSYHRGQIAALVRAAGDTPQPTDFIAFVRGAPAATRQSA
- a CDS encoding MGMT family protein, whose amino-acid sequence is MTAHATKAGAPQGTQERIHAVVRKIPRGRVATYGQVARLAGLPGHARQVGYAMAALGDATRVPWHRVINVQGRVSPRRAGPGAGLRQRQLLEREGVRFDGGGRVSLERYGWQPRARGR
- a CDS encoding MscL family protein; this translates as MWKDFKDFLIKQNAIGLAIAVVIGVALNTVVQAIVNDVIMPIVAVAQPSGDWVNYTPPLGPFKFPIGHLASAVLNFFIVGFVAWRISKVFVKAPPKGPPTTKTCEFCRMTVDIAASRCPHCTSQLTAA